A region of Zeugodacus cucurbitae isolate PBARC_wt_2022May chromosome 5, idZeuCucr1.2, whole genome shotgun sequence DNA encodes the following proteins:
- the LOC105218484 gene encoding probable peroxisomal acyl-coenzyme A oxidase 1: protein MPANTLVNPDLQRERDKASFDTQEFTYWWLGGKEKYEAKKRLEKLFLDDPELQDDLPISYMSPKELYEHSVRKAVIIAKKLRELRADGEDDVDTYTALFGGALGSALIKEGNPMMLHFVMFVPTIMGQGTVEQQIEWLTKAWDCNILGTYAQTELGHGTFLRGLETRAEYDASTQEFVINTPTISAYKWWPGGMGHTSNHAIVVAQLYTKGVFRGLAPFIVQLRDLETHMPMPGIDVGDIGPKIGMKSVNNGYLGLKNVRVPLNNMLMKNQQVLPDGTYVAPKNSVLTYGTMMFVRVALIRDLSQTLAKASTIAMRYSAVRRQSPIEPNKPEPQIIEHTTQQLKVFPQIAKAIIFKITGEHIWNMFNNVSGELEQGNMDRLPEMHALSCCLKAITSADSAAAVEVCRLSCGGHGYMDCSNFPTMYGMTTAVCTYEGENTVLLLQTARYLVKVYAQALSGESVVPTVQYISDYIKKREFGEFDCTLEQIVHAFQFVAANKVRIAYERMERHRQQGHEPETAANLVGIELTQAADLHGRAFLAQTAYSELNQLIRQVSPGLGAVLQTILELYLLDACLGRMGDVLRFINLTDGDVSKLELRLADCLKRLRPNAVALVDSFDVHDRVLDSALGAADGRVYERIFESAKKNPMNKEPVNKTFQQYLKPFMKANL from the exons AGAAACTCTTTTTGGATGACCCCGAACTGCAGGATGACCTTCCCATCTCGTATATGTCACCGAAAGAACTGTACGAGCATAGCGTGCGCAAAGCTGTTATTATTGCTAAAAAGCTACGCGAACTACGTGCTGACGGTGAGGACGATGTGGACACTTATAC tgCACTTTTTGGCGGCGCACTTGGCTCGGCGCTCATTAAGGAGGGCAATCCAATGATGCTGCACTTTGTCATGTTCGTACCAACGATAATGGGTCAAGGTACGGTCGAACAACAAATCGAGTGGCTGACTAAAGCCTGGGATTGTAATATACTTGGTACATATGCACAGACTGAGCTGGGTCATGGCACGTTTTTGCGCGGTTTGGAAACACGTGCCGAATACGATGCGAGTACACAAGAGTTTGTTATAAATACGCCGACAATTAGTGCCTACAAATGGTGGCCGGGTGGCA TGGGTCACACTTCCAATCATGCCATAGTCGTGGCACAACTCTACACCAAAGGCGTATTTCGTGGTTTGGCGCCTTTCATTGTGCAACTGCGTGATTTGGAAACACATATGCCTATGCCGGGCATAGATGTTGGTGATATTGGTCCAAAAATTGGCATGAAATCCGTTAATAACGGTTATTTGGGGCTCAAGAATGTGCGTGTGCCTTTAAATAATATGCTGATGAAGAATCAACAAGTTTTACCCGATGGTACTTATGTAGCGCCAAAGAATAGCGTACTCACCTATGGCACCATGATGTTTGTGCGCGTTGCACTCATACGCGATCTGTCGCAGACGCTGGCGAAGGCCTCTACGATTGCTATGCGTTACTCAGCGGTGCGTCGTCAGAGTCCCATAGAACCGAA CAAACCGGAGCCACAAATTATCGAGCACACAACGCAGCAATTGAAAGTATTTCCACAAATTGCCAAGGCgatcattttcaaaataaccgGCGAGCACATATGGAATATGTTCAACAATGTCTCGGGCGAGTTGGAGCAAGGCAATATGGATCGCTTACCGGAAATGCATGCGCTGTCCTGTTGTTTAAAAGCCATCACAAGCGCAGACTCCGCGGCGGCGGTGGAAGTGTGTCGCTTGTCTTGTGGCGGTCATGGCTATATGGATTGCTCTAATTTTCCCACAATGTATGGCATGACCACAGCTGTGTGCACATATGAGGGCGAGAATACCGTGCTGTTGCTGCAGACTGCGCGCTATCTAGTCAAAGTGTATGCGCAAGCGCTAAGCGGTGAGTCAGTAGTGCCGACAGTGCAATATATTAGTGATTATATAAAGAAGAGAGAATTCGGTGAATTCGATTGTACGCTGGAGCAGATCGTGCACGCTTTCCAATTTGTGGCAGCGAA CAAAGTGCGCATTGCATACGAACGCATGGAGCGTCATCGCCAGCAAGGTCATGAACCCGAAACGGCGGCCAATTTGGTTGGCATTGAGCTGACGCAAGCCGCAGAT CTGCATGGCCGCGCTTTTCTCGCACAAACTGCGTACAGCGAgctgaatcagctcatacgtcAAGTATCACCCGGTTTGGGCGCTGTGCTGCAAACGATCTTAGAATTATATTTGCTGGATGCCTGTTTAGGGCGCATGGGTGATGTGTTGCGC TTCATTAACCTCACCGATGGCGATGTCAGCAAGTTAGAACTTCGTTTAGCGGATTGCCTTAAACGTTTGCGTCCAAATGCTGTTGCGCTAGTCGACAGCTTCGATGTGCACGATCGTGTGTTGGACTCGGCTTTGGGTGCAGCCGATGGTCGCGTTTATGAACGCATTTTCGAGTCGGCCAAAAAGAATCCAATGAACAAGGAACCAGTTAATAAAACATTCCAACAGTATTTGAAGCCTTTCATGAAGGCGAATTTgtaa